TAATTATTTCTGCTTCTATAAAGCAGGTAGATGAAATAAGGTGCCCCGATCGCTGCAGTGAATACACCTGCAGGAATTTCAAGAGGAGCAAAAAGAGTTCTTCCAATCAAATCTGCAACCATAACGAGCACCGCTCCGAGCAATGCCGATACAGGAAGCAAAGCACCGAAAGATGACCCTACGAGTCTTCTTGCGATATGCGGGGCAATGAGGCCTACAAACCCGATTCCGCCCGCAAATGCAACAGCACTCCCTGTTAATGCAGTTGCAATCAGCAGCAGAATAAATCGATTGTGCTGTACAGCGCTTCCTACGCCAGCTGCAAGCTCATCCCCTAATTCCTGAATGTTGACGTTTCTAACAAAAATAAAGCTGATGATGACTAAAACGATTGTAATCGGCACCATAATCTTTACTTGATCCCAAGTTGCTGAATAAACAGTTCCTGTAATCCAAATATTTGCCTGCGCCGCGCGGTAGATCGGCCCTTTTATCATTAATAACGTCGTAAGAGACTGAGCAAGCATTGAAAGTCCAATACCGACCAAAACGAGTCTTATTGAAGAAGAACCGCCTCTCCATGACAAAATATAAACTAATAGGGCAATCACTGTCGCTCCTATAAAAGCTGCAACTGGCATCCACTGGATCGGAACAGTCAATGTATTATTTTTATCACTGAATATCGCTAAAAACATCACAACAGCAACGGAAGCGCCGCCGGTGATACCGATTATATCGGGAGATGCAAGCGGGTTGCGGATGATTCCCTGAAGAATGCCGCCTGCAACAGCAAGTGATATTCCGACCATTAGAGCAATCAGGATTCTCGGCAAACGAAAGGATTGAATGACAAGCTCATCCATCTCTGTCCCGTATCCAGCAAGTGTTTTAAGCACCTGAATCGGGCCGATTCTCAAATCACCCATACCTGTACTGAAAAGAAAGGTAAACGCAGTGACAAGGAGCAAAACACAGAAGACCGTTAAGGCTTTTTTATCAATAAGGAAAGAAATAAATCCTTTTCCTATTCTAAAAGAATGATAGCTTTTCATTATTTCTGGAACCCCCTGCGCGCGATGTAGATGAAAAATGGTGTTCCGACCAGAGCCGTCATCACTCCTACCGGCACTTCTTCAGGCATCGCGACGAACCTGGCCCCAATGTC
The window above is part of the Metabacillus dongyingensis genome. Proteins encoded here:
- a CDS encoding FecCD family ABC transporter permease, coding for MKSYHSFRIGKGFISFLIDKKALTVFCVLLLVTAFTFLFSTGMGDLRIGPIQVLKTLAGYGTEMDELVIQSFRLPRILIALMVGISLAVAGGILQGIIRNPLASPDIIGITGGASVAVVMFLAIFSDKNNTLTVPIQWMPVAAFIGATVIALLVYILSWRGGSSSIRLVLVGIGLSMLAQSLTTLLMIKGPIYRAAQANIWITGTVYSATWDQVKIMVPITIVLVIISFIFVRNVNIQELGDELAAGVGSAVQHNRFILLLIATALTGSAVAFAGGIGFVGLIAPHIARRLVGSSFGALLPVSALLGAVLVMVADLIGRTLFAPLEIPAGVFTAAIGAPYFIYLLYRSRNN